Within the uncultured Draconibacterium sp. genome, the region AAGGCTTCAAATCCCTTTGAATTGTTCTCTTTTCCCGGATAAATCAGTAATATCTTCATGGTAATAACGTTTACATTGTTTTCGACTTTTCAAATAAATGGCCATTTTATTCGAAAAAAAAGCTTTTGGGATTTATAGCTTTTAATAGTGATGATTTGCTTGTTTTTGGGATTTTTGTCATTTGTCAGGGATAAGCGACAGTAATCCCAACTTGCCTTTAAGTCGGATGTTCGGAATGTTTTTATTCGTTTTAATAGCGAATTTGTGCGTGTCAGGATGCTTTTAATGCTTCTTTTAAACGAAGTACATATTGCCTTGAAACGTGAATTTCCTGCGGGTACTCAAAAAGATTCAACACTAAACCGTCGGAGCCACGCGATACTTTTTTAATGTAGTTTTTGTTGACCATGCAAGAGCGATGGCAACGAATGATCTCCGGGTATTTCTTCAACAAATTCTCAGTGGTTTTCATTGTGTTCCGGATCAGCTTTTTCTTGATCTGGTCGTTGTGTTTGTAAATTACTTCAATGTAATTATTGGCTGATTTTATTAGGATCAACTGTTCGAGAAAAAGTGTGAAATATTCCGTTTTGCTTTCCGATTCAAATTCAATTTCTTTTGGAGCTTCAACCGATTCATTTTTGCTGTCTTCCTCTGGATTCAATTCCAGCTTTAGTACTTTCTTTTTTAGCAGATAAAACTGGTTGGTGACCACTACAACAGCGGCAGCTGTAATTGAAATGGTAACGATATTGATAACAATACCAAAGGTCATTGGAATGTGGCCAACGTAGCGAGCAAAAAATGCAAATGCTACCGAGTTGCAAGCTACAAAAAGCAGATCGATGATGATTTCTTTTAAAATTGTCCAGCGAGGTTCTGAAAAAGCGGTGATGAATATGGAAGGAATTACAACACGAAAGATGCTGAGTAAAACCAGAGTTATTGCACCAAATGTAGCAAGGATGATGAGGCGGTTATTAAAATCGGGATTTTGGACTTGGAAAGGCTGAAAGAACAAAAGAAACAAAAAAATTCCCAGGCTCACAGATGAGATTGAGCGTGCATTTACCTTAAGGTTGTCGTTAAACGGATATTTTTTGTTTAGCGAGTTCAGCATTGGAACTTTTATCTTGATTAAAAAACTGCCAGCAACAGATCGATGTCTTTTGACGGGATGTTGAACATGCGGCCTACATCGTGGTTGGTGAGGATTCCGTGGTAGATATAAACGCCTTTCCGGAATCCTTTCGATACTTTTATATAGTTTTCAACCCCGCCGTTGTCGCCAATGGCAAGTAAAATCGGAATTAAAATATTGCTCAACGAAATGGAAGCTGTTCGTGCCACCATGGCCGGAGTGTTTGGAACACAGTAGTGCACCACGCCATGCTTGGTATATGTAGGATTATTAAAATCGGTACATTTCGATGTTTCGAAACAACCACCCTGGCTCACGTTCAGGTCGATAATTACCGAACCCTCCTTCATTTGTTTTACCAAGTCTTCCGACACTTTAAATTTTGGTGGGGTATTAAATGAAGTTGCTCCAATAACCGCATCCGCTGAGATTAGTGCTTTTCGCAAAACTTTAGGGTAGAATACCGAAGTAAAAATACGTCGGCCAAGTTTCTCTTCCAGTTTGCTGAGTTCGTATACCGAAGTATCAAAAACCTTTACGAAAATACCCAATCCGAGTGCTGCGCGTGCAGCATATTCGGCTGCTGTGCTGGTTCCGATAATAACCAACTCGGCAGGTGTAACACCGGTAACTTCGCCAAACAAAACACCTTTTCCGTTGCGCGAGTTACTGAGGTATTCGCTGGCTATGGTAATGGAGGTAACTCCTGCAATCTGGCTCATTTGATGAACGAAGGGAAGAAAACCCTCTTCGTTTTCGAGGTATTCAAAGGCGATGGTTGTTACCTTTTTTTGCATCATTTTCTGAATCGATTCGTTGCAATGAGCCTGAATCTGCATGTTAGAAATGATGACCTGATTGCCACGCAAAGCATCAATTTCGTCGCAATCAAAAGGTGAAATACGCAAAATGATGTCGCACTGAAAAGTTTCTTCTTTGGTTTCAACAATGGTGGCGCCGGCTTTTTGGTAATCTTCGTTGGTGTAGCTGGCCGATTTTCCGGCATCGCGTTCAATCAGAATTTCGTGCCCGTACGAAACCAGCAAATCAACAGCTTGCGGCGATAAAGGCACCCGGTATTCAACTTTCGAAAGATCGGAAGGAACGCCAATCTTTATTTTCTGGCCCTTCTTTTTTACCTCCAACATCTCCTCTTTGGGCAGAAGCATGGTTTTTGGTATCGATACCTTTTCTTTTGCTTTTTCCATGAAATTAGTCTGATGAATTCAACAGCACCAATTTACAAGCAAAAGGGGAGTTTTCAAAGAAAATTAATTGGGAAGTAGAAAGCAGCACTAAGAAACTAAATTTCTTGCGCCGTAATCAGGCGGTTATTATCTTCCTGAACCTCGATTTTTACCTCAACCATTTTTTCGGGCAGAAGCGATTCAATCATTTCCGGCCATTCAATCAGGCAATAGCTTCCGCTGTAAATGTAGTCTTCGTAACCCAGGTCGTAAGCTTCTTCAATATCTTTTATCCGGTAAAAATCGAAGTGAAAAATAGAATCAAGGTCGGCAGTGTTGTATTCGTTTATTAACGCAAAAGTAGGACTTGTAACGTTATCGTCCGATCCCAGCGCACGGCAAATAGACTGGATGAAAGTAGTTTTTCCTGCACCCATTTTGCCATAAAATGCAAAAACGCGGTCGTCACTAAAAGCTGTAATTAACTCCTTTGCAGCAACTTTAAGCTCGTCGAGCGAATTGATCTTTTTTGAATACATTTCTTCCAACAATTTTTGCAATTATACAAAAAGAGCCACATATTTTGCACCTCTTGAAATAAAATGCGATAAAAATCAGGGAAATGCATGGGTATAAGGGGGTTGTTTTTCATTAAAATGTTTTAATTTTGGCAAATATCTTGAAGCGAAACGCACCCGGCGAAATTTAAAAAGCGATAGATTTTAGGGGCGGCTTTCAACAAATTCGAAATAAATAATTTAAAACTAAAAATATGAATATTCCAGCTGATTTGAAATATACGCAAGACCACGAATGGGTACGCGTTGAGGGAGATGTAGCTGTTGTAGGTGTTACCGATTTTGCTCAGGGAGAACTGGGCGACGTTGTGTTTGTTGAAATTGAAACTGAAGGTGAAACATTGGACAAAGGTGAAACTTTTGGAACAGTTGAAGCAGTGAAAACCGTTTCTGACCTGTTTATGCCAGTTGGAGGCGAAGTTACCGAGTTCAACGAAGATTTAGCCGACGATCCGGAATTGGTAAACAAAGATCCATACGGAAAAGGATGGATGATTAAAGTGAATATTGCCGATGCATCGGAGTTAGATGACCTAATGGACGCTGACGCTTACAAAGCCATGATTGAAGCTTAAGAGATTTTACAGCATAAGTAAATGCCTCATCGTTTTCGGTGGGGCATTTTTTTGGGCATAAAAAAGCCGGAATCGAAAAAAACGATCCCGGTTTTTAGTATAGTTTATCGAATTAATTTATCCGCATTTTGAGCATCCGCAAGAGAGGCAGGTTAAACAGCCTTCCTGGTATACTACATCGTCCGATCCACATTCGCCGCATTTTGCATCATCGGCAATTGTTCCGTCCGGAATGTATTTCTTCAGTGCGCGTGCAACACCCGCTTTCCACGAGTTAATGGTTTCGTTATCCAATTGCAGACTGGTTACCAGCTCAACAATTTTATGAATTGGCATACCATGGCGCAAGGTTCCCGAAATTAATTTGGCGTAGTTCCAGAATACCGGATTGAATTTGTGCGACAATCCCTCAATAGTAGTTTTGTAGCCACGTTTGTTAGCGTATTGGAAATCGTAACGCGAATCTTCGCCTTCCCAGTTTTTAATAATGTAACCTTTTGTTACCGAACGAGGTAGCAGAATTCCGTCTTCATCGTCGTGCAAACCAGTGAAAATTTCGTAAGGTTTACCGTCCATTAAACCGATAAAAGCAATCCACTTTTCTTTGTTGTTTTGGAAACGTACAACGTCGGCTTCTACTTTTTCAGGGCGTTTTAGCGGGAATGCGCCGTCGTCGGTCTTTTTCTTGTTATCGTCGTTCGAAATAAGCACACCCGAGCGTGATCCGTCGCGATAAACGGTAACTCCTTTACACCCGCTTTTCCATGCTTCGAAATACAAGTCGCCAACCAGCTCTTCTTTTACATCGGCAGGCAAGTTAATGGTTACCGAAATCGAGTGGTCTACCCATTTCTGAATTCTTCCCTGCATGCGCACTTTATTCAGCCAGTCAACATCGTTTGATGTAGCTTTGAAATAAGGCGACTCTTTTACCATTTTGTCCAGATCTTCCTGCGAATATTCAATATTGGTGTCGTAACCATTCGCTTTCATCCAGGTTTTAAAATGATGATGGAAAACAGTGTATTCTTCCCAGTGATCGCCAACTTCATCGATAAAATCAACACGAACATCTTTGTCGTTTGGATTTACTTTGCGGCGGCGTTTGTATACCGGAAGAAAAACCGGTTCGATACCTGATGTTGTTTGTGTCATCAAGCTGGTAGTTCCGGTTGGAGCAATGGTTAACAGCGCAATATTTCTACGGCCGTATTTTACCATTTTTTCATAAAGACCATTATCGGCATCTTTAATACGGTTGATAAGTGGATTGTTTTTTTCGCGCTCGGCATCGTAAATAGTAAATGCACCACGGTCTTTTGCAAGGTGTACCGAGGAACGGTAGGCCTCAACGGCAATTGTTTTATGAATTTCTTCCGAGAAATCAGTTGCATTATCGCTTCCATAGCGTAATCCTAATGCAGCCAGCATATCGCCTTCGGCAGTAATACCAATACCGGTACGGCGGCCTTCTTTTGCTTTCCTACGAATGCTTTCCCAAAGGTTTCTTTCTGTGAATTTAATTTCTTCAGCTTCCGGATCTTCCTCAACTTTTTCTAAAATGGCATCAATTTTTTCCAGCTCAAGATCGATAATGTCGTCCATAATGCGCTGTGCGTAATGGATGTGTTCTTTAAACAATTCGAAATTGAACTTTGCGTCTTTGGTATATGGGTTTTCTACGTATGAATACAAGTTGATGGCTAACAGGCGGCAGCTATCGTAAGGACACAAAGGAATTTCTCCGCAAGGGTTGGTAGAAACCGTGCGGTAACCAAGGTCGGCATAACAATCAGGTACCGATTCTTTAATAATGGTATCCCAAAAAAGAATTCCCGGCTCGGCTGATTTCCAGGCATTTTTTACAATTTTCTTCCAAATTTTACCGGCATCGGTGTTTTTGGTGTATTGTGCTTTACCGTTGATCGGGTATTGCTGCGTGTAAGGAGTTTCCGATTCAACAGCCTGCATAAAATCATCCTGGATTTTTACCGATACGTTGGCTCCGGTTACTTTGCCTTGTTCCATTTTGGCATCGATAAAACTTTCCGAGTCGGGGTGTTTAATCGATACTGAAAGCATCAATGCACCGCGGCGTCCGTCCTGTGCAACTTCGCGTGTTGAATTGGAATAGCGCTCCATAAACGGAACAATACCGGTTGATGTTAATGCCGAGTTCTTTACCGGAGAACCTTTTGGGCGAATGTGCGACAGATCGTGTCCCACACCTCCACGGCGTTTCATCAATTGCACCTGTTCCTGATCAATTTTCATAATTCCACCATACGAATCCGAGTCACCATCATTTCCAACTACAAAACAGTTGGATAGTGACGCGATTTGATAGTCGTTTCCAATACCGGTCATCGGTCCTCCCTGCGGAACAATGTGCTTGAAATCTTTTAAAACGCTGTAGATTTCTTCTTCGGTCAACGGATTAGGGTAACGTTCTTCAATGCGTGCGATTTCTTTTGCAAGTCGTTTATGCATGTCGTCCGGTGTTAGCTCAAAAATATTTCCAAACGAATCTTTAAGGGCGTATTTGTTCACCCAAACTCTTGCTGCCAAATCGTCTCCTCTGAAGTACTCTAGCGAGGCATTTACTGCTTCTTCCTGAGAGTAAATTTTTTTGCCCGCCGGGGCTTTTACAGATACTTCGTTTACTGCCATTTTTTTCCTGTAAGTGTATTAAAAGTTATAAGAATGTATTTTCGATTTTCTTAGATGTCAATCACAACAAATTGTGTAATGCAAGATAGAACAGAAAACAAATATTTGGAATTTTTTTGAGAGTTAATTAAGTAAAAGTTATCAACTTTAATTTGTTATGTCTCAGGTTTGCAAATGGTTATATATTTGATAGTTAAAAAAAGTTTACCAAAACTGAAAATTATTATTAGCTGATAAAGATTTTTGTTAACAGAATATTACTTGTAAAAATTCAATTTTTCGAAGAATAATTTGCTAACAAAAAGCGTGCAATTTTTCACTTTTTGTTAAAAACTTTATTTATGATAAGTTTTGTTGAGCCCACGTTTTTTTCTATATATTTTTTGCAAATTTCGGAGGTTTTTTTCAGGTTGTTATTGTTATTCAAAAGCTTACTCAGTGTGGTCTCCAATTCTGTAAAATTTTGGATGGGGAAGGCTCCTTTTTGATCCACAAGATCTACTGCTTCCTTAAATTTTAAATAGTTTGGGCCAAACAAAATTGGCAATTTAAAAGTAGCTGCCTCCAGAATATTGTGGATACCCACACCAAAGCCACCGCCTATATACGCTATGTTTCCGTATTGGTACAGCGACGATAATATTCCGATAGAATCAATTATTAACACATCGTAACTGTCGATGTCGGAAATATCGGCTTTGCTGAAACAAATGGACGGTTTTTTCAACAATTCCTGAATTCTGTTGATATTTGCGGGTGCAACCTCGTGTGGCGCAATTACAAACTTCACATCGCTGCTGTTGTTAATAAACGCTGCAAGCAGCTCCTCATCGGGTTTCCAGGTACTTCCGGCAATCAGGGTTACATCATTTCCCCTGAACTTTTCCACAATGCTGAACTTTTTTGCACCGCGGGCAATTTCTGCCACCCGGTCGAAGCGTGTATCGCCCGAAATAGTGTAATGTTTTATGCCGGCCTGTTCCAAAAGCTGGGCCGAAGTGTCGTTCTGTATAAAAATGTGCTCGAAGCTGTGTAGCATTTTTCGGTACCACTTTCCCCAGGGCGTTGACTTAAAAAACTGCTGGTTTTCTCTAAAAATGGCCGAGATGATATAAAGCGGAATTTGCTGTTTTTTGAGTTCGGTAATGTAGTTGTACCAGAATTCGTATTTCACAAAGAATACTTTTTCGGGGCGGACCAGGTGAATAAACTCCTGCGCATTCTTTTTGGTATCCATTGGTAAGTATGCAACAATATCGGCGCCTTCATAATTCTTCCGGATCTCGTAACCCGATGGCGAAAAGAAAGTGAGTACGATCTTGTACTGCGGATGTTGCTCTTTTATTTTCTCAAGCACCGGCCGGCCTTGTTCAAACTCGCCCAGCGATGCACAATGAAACCAAATGTACGAGGCATTCTTATCCACCGCCGAATCAAGCTTTTTCTTCCAGTTTTTACGTCCGGCAACAAAAAGTTTTGCCTTCTCGTTAAACAAGGCCGCCACACGGATAAAAAATCCGTAAAACAAAATTCCAAGGTTGTAAAGTAAGCTCATCTTATTCTGAATTAGTATTGCTTCCGGTTGCTCAAATATTCGTAGATCGTTACGTTAATGAGTAACAGTAAAAACAGGTAGCCGATCTTTTCAACAGGAACGCCAAAAATTGCTAATCCCATGGTGTGGGCCGAATCGTAAACGATTGCCGGAAGCGAATTTAAAATTGCCGAGACAATTAAAAAGGGTATTAATGAGATGGCCAGTGCCAGGTAAAATTTGGTGTAATATTTTTTGAAACGGTTACGAAAAACGGTGTAACCCAGGTAAATTGCCGACAGGAAGAAGGTAAAGAAACTAAACATCCGGGTTCGGAAAATGTAGGCCAAAACTCCGGTTATCAGCAAAAGTACAAGGCTGACAATGACAAAAACATTGGGCTTTTCAAAGTCCTCGAAACGAACTTTTAGCCACTCGTAAATATAAATAGATGACAGAGGAATGATTAAAAATGCCAGCCACTCTTCAACCGGTAATCGAAGCAGCTCAATGCCGGAAAGATAATCAGGATTAAAAGTCCAGATATTCATTTGTGTAAAGCGGATATCCCACATTACAAAAATGGCTTCGGCAAAAATTGCGGCAGGCAAAATATATCTTAGCCTGAAAACAAACCGTACCTTTTTCTGAAAGCTGAGTGCCACCGGAATTACCAGAAATATTAGCAGTAACAATAGGTACGACAGGTTTTGAATTTCCATTTTTCTGAATTTTGAGCAAAGGTATTGGATTTGTTTAAAAAAGGTATTTTGGAAATGATTTTTTATAGCATCCGGGGTTTTAAAAAGAAAGGCGCAACGACCATTTTGTCGCTGCGCCTTGTATAAGAACTTTAAGGTTCCTCTTTAATATTTTGCCTTTGCTTTTTTAGCAGGATCTTCTTCAGGTGAGATAAAACTTATTTTAAACGCATAGCTGTATTCTTTGTCGGTTAGGCGGTACTCGTCGTGCGTCCATGCACCCCAGCTGTCGTCGCCACCAACACCCATTTGTTTGTAATCGATGTTAACAGAAGTCAGGTCTCGTGGTTTTACATCGTTAATATGGCGGTTGATCACCTCAACACCCGGAACCTGGCGTCCATCGGTGCGTTCAACACTTTCGAAATCTTCCATAATGTTGTGATGTGCACTAACTTCCAGTAATGGCATTCCTGCGAATAACAGACCGTTTCCGGCTTCGTCGGTGATAGTCACCCAGCGAACATCAGTTTTGTTTCCGTTTTCCTGCGGACGAAGATATGCCCAGTACTGATCGGCAACGCTGCCACTGTACAAGCCAACAAAAGCTCCGGTTTTTCTATCCCAGTACGATTCCTGCGGACCACGTCCAAACCAGCTCATTTGGTCGAATTTGCGGGGCATTACCAGGTTCATACCCATACGTACGATTTCCGGCAGTTCATCGGCTGTCATTTTAAAGTTATTTTCAACCACAATATCTCCTGTGCCGTATACCGTGTAAATTGATTTGTAGGTGGCAATTTTTTCTTTTTCCTCGTTTACAAGATCAAAGTTGAAAACTACCTCTGCTGTATTTTTGCTTAACGCTTTTACTGCGACATCAGCCACCTGGCGGTTTTCGCCAGCTTTGCGCCAAACGCGGCTTCTGAGATACAGTTCGTTGCCATAGTCGTTATCGATTGGTGCACGCCAAAAATTCGGAATCGGGCCGCTGATCAACATCTCCGATTCACCTTTTTTGAGGCTTGAAATAATACCGGCTTTCTTATCGAAAGTTACCGAGAATCCTTCGCCCGAAACAGTTGCTGCGTCGACTGTTTCTTCCATAGTTACATCCGGCATTTGAGGAATTTTGTATTCCAGTGTCATAGGCACAACGAATGGAATTTCAAATTGCTCTTCAGCTAAAATCCAACCGGCTTTAACAAGGCTCCAGTCTTCTTTCAGTTTTGCATGAACATTCAGGAAATATTCAATACCGGCCTCAGGTTTTACATCAAAACCGATAGTAACTTTTTTGTTTTCACCCGGTGCCAAATCAATGCTTCCGAGGTCGCCGCTGTCAACTACTTTTCCGTCGGCGGTTACTTCCCAAACAAAGTCGAAAGCCGACAGATTCATAAATACATATTTGTTCTCGATCGAGATAATTCCTTTTTTCAAATCAACCGCATCAAAGCCAATGTGCTGGTAAACTTTCTTCACCTCTAAAAGGTGTGGTTTCACAGCGCGGTCAGGATCAACCAAGCCATTGTTGCAGAAGTTGCCATCTGAAGGAACGGTGTCAGGACCGAAGTCGCCGCCGTATGCCCAGAATCCTTCACCGGCTTCGTTGGTGCTCCACAAGCCCTGGTCTACCCAGTCCCAGATAAATCCACCTTGCAGCACATCGTATTTTTCAATCAGGTCCCAATAATCTTGTAAGTTACCAACACTGTTACCCATGGCGTGCGCATATTCGCACTGGATTAAAGGTTTGTCGGCTTTTTCTTTCGCGAAGCGTTCCATTCCTTCCATTCGCATGTACATCGGGCAGAAAATATCTGTGTTTTCTCCACCGTGTGCCTGCTCGTATTGTACCGGACGTGTGCCGTCTACCGATTTCAGGAATTCGTAAGTAGCCATAAAG harbors:
- a CDS encoding LytTR family transcriptional regulator DNA-binding domain-containing protein, which produces MLNSLNKKYPFNDNLKVNARSISSVSLGIFLFLLFFQPFQVQNPDFNNRLIILATFGAITLVLLSIFRVVIPSIFITAFSEPRWTILKEIIIDLLFVACNSVAFAFFARYVGHIPMTFGIVINIVTISITAAAVVVVTNQFYLLKKKVLKLELNPEEDSKNESVEAPKEIEFESESKTEYFTLFLEQLILIKSANNYIEVIYKHNDQIKKKLIRNTMKTTENLLKKYPEIIRCHRSCMVNKNYIKKVSRGSDGLVLNLFEYPQEIHVSRQYVLRLKEALKAS
- the gcvH gene encoding glycine cleavage system protein GcvH, which produces MNIPADLKYTQDHEWVRVEGDVAVVGVTDFAQGELGDVVFVEIETEGETLDKGETFGTVEAVKTVSDLFMPVGGEVTEFNEDLADDPELVNKDPYGKGWMIKVNIADASELDDLMDADAYKAMIEA
- a CDS encoding glycosyltransferase N-terminal domain-containing protein, translated to MSLLYNLGILFYGFFIRVAALFNEKAKLFVAGRKNWKKKLDSAVDKNASYIWFHCASLGEFEQGRPVLEKIKEQHPQYKIVLTFFSPSGYEIRKNYEGADIVAYLPMDTKKNAQEFIHLVRPEKVFFVKYEFWYNYITELKKQQIPLYIISAIFRENQQFFKSTPWGKWYRKMLHSFEHIFIQNDTSAQLLEQAGIKHYTISGDTRFDRVAEIARGAKKFSIVEKFRGNDVTLIAGSTWKPDEELLAAFINNSSDVKFVIAPHEVAPANINRIQELLKKPSICFSKADISDIDSYDVLIIDSIGILSSLYQYGNIAYIGGGFGVGIHNILEAATFKLPILFGPNYLKFKEAVDLVDQKGAFPIQNFTELETTLSKLLNNNNNLKKTSEICKKYIEKNVGSTKLIINKVFNKK
- a CDS encoding alanine dehydrogenase → MEKAKEKVSIPKTMLLPKEEMLEVKKKGQKIKIGVPSDLSKVEYRVPLSPQAVDLLVSYGHEILIERDAGKSASYTNEDYQKAGATIVETKEETFQCDIILRISPFDCDEIDALRGNQVIISNMQIQAHCNESIQKMMQKKVTTIAFEYLENEEGFLPFVHQMSQIAGVTSITIASEYLSNSRNGKGVLFGEVTGVTPAELVIIGTSTAAEYAARAALGLGIFVKVFDTSVYELSKLEEKLGRRIFTSVFYPKVLRKALISADAVIGATSFNTPPKFKVSEDLVKQMKEGSVIIDLNVSQGGCFETSKCTDFNNPTYTKHGVVHYCVPNTPAMVARTASISLSNILIPILLAIGDNGGVENYIKVSKGFRKGVYIYHGILTNHDVGRMFNIPSKDIDLLLAVF
- the tsaE gene encoding tRNA (adenosine(37)-N6)-threonylcarbamoyltransferase complex ATPase subunit type 1 TsaE, which translates into the protein MYSKKINSLDELKVAAKELITAFSDDRVFAFYGKMGAGKTTFIQSICRALGSDDNVTSPTFALINEYNTADLDSIFHFDFYRIKDIEEAYDLGYEDYIYSGSYCLIEWPEMIESLLPEKMVEVKIEVQEDNNRLITAQEI
- a CDS encoding lycopene cyclase domain-containing protein, which translates into the protein MEIQNLSYLLLLLIFLVIPVALSFQKKVRFVFRLRYILPAAIFAEAIFVMWDIRFTQMNIWTFNPDYLSGIELLRLPVEEWLAFLIIPLSSIYIYEWLKVRFEDFEKPNVFVIVSLVLLLITGVLAYIFRTRMFSFFTFFLSAIYLGYTVFRNRFKKYYTKFYLALAISLIPFLIVSAILNSLPAIVYDSAHTMGLAIFGVPVEKIGYLFLLLLINVTIYEYLSNRKQY
- a CDS encoding adenosylcobalamin-dependent ribonucleoside-diphosphate reductase; translated protein: MAVNEVSVKAPAGKKIYSQEEAVNASLEYFRGDDLAARVWVNKYALKDSFGNIFELTPDDMHKRLAKEIARIEERYPNPLTEEEIYSVLKDFKHIVPQGGPMTGIGNDYQIASLSNCFVVGNDGDSDSYGGIMKIDQEQVQLMKRRGGVGHDLSHIRPKGSPVKNSALTSTGIVPFMERYSNSTREVAQDGRRGALMLSVSIKHPDSESFIDAKMEQGKVTGANVSVKIQDDFMQAVESETPYTQQYPINGKAQYTKNTDAGKIWKKIVKNAWKSAEPGILFWDTIIKESVPDCYADLGYRTVSTNPCGEIPLCPYDSCRLLAINLYSYVENPYTKDAKFNFELFKEHIHYAQRIMDDIIDLELEKIDAILEKVEEDPEAEEIKFTERNLWESIRRKAKEGRRTGIGITAEGDMLAALGLRYGSDNATDFSEEIHKTIAVEAYRSSVHLAKDRGAFTIYDAEREKNNPLINRIKDADNGLYEKMVKYGRRNIALLTIAPTGTTSLMTQTTSGIEPVFLPVYKRRRKVNPNDKDVRVDFIDEVGDHWEEYTVFHHHFKTWMKANGYDTNIEYSQEDLDKMVKESPYFKATSNDVDWLNKVRMQGRIQKWVDHSISVTINLPADVKEELVGDLYFEAWKSGCKGVTVYRDGSRSGVLISNDDNKKKTDDGAFPLKRPEKVEADVVRFQNNKEKWIAFIGLMDGKPYEIFTGLHDDEDGILLPRSVTKGYIIKNWEGEDSRYDFQYANKRGYKTTIEGLSHKFNPVFWNYAKLISGTLRHGMPIHKIVELVTSLQLDNETINSWKAGVARALKKYIPDGTIADDAKCGECGSDDVVYQEGCLTCLSCGCSKCG
- a CDS encoding glycoside hydrolase family 2 TIM barrel-domain containing protein, with translation MIKESFSTLTLFVIVMLTLVSCNNYTDYSNVPYNEPSPKPWEDPEIYQVNKEAPHAHFIPFASAEQSRTEDKWQSPLLKSLNGTWQFHLAQNPSERPFWFFKNDFDTREWDKIQVPANWEVVGFDYPIYTNVKYPHAKTPPLIQKDYNPVGSYKRTFEVPAEWDGSDIIAHFGAVSSNMNLWVNEQYVGYSEDSKTPAEFNITKYLVPGENTMAVEIFRWSDASYLEDQDFWRLSGITRDVYLVARGQQALKDFRVGSSLDDTYTNGLFSLDVKLANNGNLTVEAVLSDNGNVVKEFSTTTDGTSVSFDAEIPNVKQWSAEIPNLYELVITLKNGENIVEVIRQDVGFRRIEIIDATLRVNGKYVYIKGANLHEHNDKTGHVQDKETMLLDIKTMKENNLNAVRTSHYPQPELWYELCNKYGLYIVDEANIESHGMGYGDESLAKNEDWKAAHLYRTKNMFERDKNQPCVVIWSLGNEAGNGQNFMATYEFLKSVDGTRPVQYEQAHGGENTDIFCPMYMRMEGMERFAKEKADKPLIQCEYAHAMGNSVGNLQDYWDLIEKYDVLQGGFIWDWVDQGLWSTNEAGEGFWAYGGDFGPDTVPSDGNFCNNGLVDPDRAVKPHLLEVKKVYQHIGFDAVDLKKGIISIENKYVFMNLSAFDFVWEVTADGKVVDSGDLGSIDLAPGENKKVTIGFDVKPEAGIEYFLNVHAKLKEDWSLVKAGWILAEEQFEIPFVVPMTLEYKIPQMPDVTMEETVDAATVSGEGFSVTFDKKAGIISSLKKGESEMLISGPIPNFWRAPIDNDYGNELYLRSRVWRKAGENRQVADVAVKALSKNTAEVVFNFDLVNEEKEKIATYKSIYTVYGTGDIVVENNFKMTADELPEIVRMGMNLVMPRKFDQMSWFGRGPQESYWDRKTGAFVGLYSGSVADQYWAYLRPQENGNKTDVRWVTITDEAGNGLLFAGMPLLEVSAHHNIMEDFESVERTDGRQVPGVEVINRHINDVKPRDLTSVNIDYKQMGVGGDDSWGAWTHDEYRLTDKEYSYAFKISFISPEEDPAKKAKAKY